Proteins from one Gimesia maris genomic window:
- a CDS encoding GntR family transcriptional regulator produces the protein MYEVTQNLADRAYRYIKQEMQQGSLVPGSQLVNRKLAAEIGVSVIPVREAIHRLVSEGLVEHVPGAGAFVRNPNREDLEELYMLRDALESCAAAEASRYITPHQLDDLDAMLDEFAEIRDLIRERSDGHATPAQFHRWLDLEEAFHETVIDASRNRLIAKVIREHRAVSTVFESQRNSSKILTIDLAEKTCDSKKELLQALRDGNGPLAREVMSAQIQRGCRDVLAFLRQERRS, from the coding sequence ATGTATGAAGTCACACAGAATCTGGCCGATCGGGCCTATCGTTATATCAAGCAGGAAATGCAGCAGGGGTCACTGGTACCCGGCTCGCAACTGGTGAATCGCAAGCTGGCAGCGGAGATTGGGGTGAGCGTCATCCCGGTTCGGGAAGCGATTCACCGCCTGGTTTCAGAAGGTCTGGTCGAGCATGTTCCCGGCGCAGGCGCCTTTGTACGGAACCCGAATCGCGAGGACCTGGAAGAACTGTATATGCTGCGGGATGCGCTTGAGAGTTGCGCCGCTGCAGAAGCATCGCGGTATATTACGCCGCATCAGCTGGACGATCTTGATGCGATGCTGGACGAGTTCGCTGAAATTCGGGATCTGATCCGCGAGCGGAGTGATGGCCATGCCACTCCGGCCCAGTTTCATCGCTGGCTCGATCTGGAAGAAGCCTTTCATGAGACGGTGATTGACGCCTCGCGGAATCGTCTGATCGCCAAGGTCATTCGCGAACATCGTGCGGTTTCGACGGTATTTGAATCGCAGCGAAACAGTTCGAAAATTCTGACGATTGACCTCGCAGAGAAAACCTGTGACAGCAAAAAAGAGCTGCTGCAGGCGCTGCGTGATGGAAACGGTCCCCTGGCCCGCGAAGTGATGAGTGCCCAGATACAGCGTGGCTGTCGCGATGTGCTGGCATTCCTGAGACAGGAACGGCGTTCCTGA
- a CDS encoding carboxypeptidase regulatory-like domain-containing protein has product MKLKTESLWTITLLALSFSLAGCGGGVDDQPELGQVKGTVTMDGSPLAGVSVTFSPDSGRPATGKTDVAGTYELIYIRNTPGCKLGHNTVMISNSGEEDEMEMEGDDAVMPTTTEENEIPAKYNSKTTLEADVQPGENTFNFDLKKK; this is encoded by the coding sequence ATGAAATTAAAAACAGAATCTCTATGGACAATCACACTGCTGGCACTGAGCTTCAGCCTGGCCGGTTGCGGAGGGGGAGTAGATGACCAGCCGGAACTGGGGCAGGTCAAAGGGACCGTCACCATGGATGGCAGCCCCCTGGCCGGGGTTTCCGTAACATTTTCTCCGGACAGTGGCCGTCCTGCTACTGGAAAAACCGACGTGGCCGGAACCTATGAATTAATTTACATCCGCAATACACCTGGCTGCAAGCTGGGGCATAATACCGTGATGATCAGCAATTCCGGTGAAGAGGATGAGATGGAAATGGAAGGGGACGACGCCGTCATGCCCACCACGACTGAAGAGAATGAAATTCCGGCGAAATACAACAGCAAGACAACACTCGAAGCCGATGTCCAACCCGGCGAAAACACCTTCAACTTCGATTTGAAGAAAAAATAA
- a CDS encoding DUF1559 domain-containing protein produces the protein MKNRRGFTLIELLVVIAIIAILIALLLPAVQQAREAARRNTCKNNIKQIGLAIHNYHEAFSSLPPGSIVLLNAAGDTYNGHGWTWHASLLPYLDQANLYDAIQGPDSSGMGAESGGVNDPKQQLAGQTVLSVFWCPSQPDVTKGVQKNGYSPSNYNGNMGTLIGSSGDDCYSGGITTAAGMAATGGCMGGDGVFYISSSVAFRDVTDGLSNTIFVSEVIDSGGDADMLGGGGSDRKHCFSNGADSNPPTEMTEYLIAAESNDPINSYGEEAAGSYHTGGAHFVFGDGRVKFLSENIDMTLYRALSTRAKRETLGADY, from the coding sequence ATGAAAAATCGAAGAGGGTTCACTTTGATTGAGTTACTGGTGGTCATCGCAATTATTGCGATTCTGATTGCCCTGCTGTTGCCTGCGGTCCAGCAGGCACGAGAAGCTGCCCGTCGCAACACATGCAAAAACAACATTAAGCAGATCGGTCTGGCGATCCACAATTATCATGAAGCCTTCAGCTCGCTGCCACCAGGGAGTATTGTGCTGCTCAACGCTGCCGGTGATACTTATAATGGTCATGGCTGGACCTGGCATGCCAGTTTGCTGCCTTATCTCGATCAGGCCAACCTGTACGATGCCATTCAGGGACCAGATTCCAGCGGGATGGGGGCCGAATCCGGCGGGGTCAATGATCCCAAGCAACAACTGGCCGGGCAGACAGTCCTGTCCGTCTTCTGGTGTCCTTCCCAGCCTGATGTGACCAAGGGAGTCCAGAAGAACGGATACTCTCCTTCCAATTACAATGGCAACATGGGCACGCTGATCGGCAGCTCGGGAGACGATTGCTATAGTGGTGGTATTACCACTGCCGCCGGCATGGCTGCAACAGGTGGCTGCATGGGCGGCGACGGCGTCTTCTATATCAGCAGTAGCGTCGCCTTCCGCGATGTCACCGATGGCCTCTCCAATACCATCTTCGTCAGCGAAGTGATTGACTCGGGCGGAGATGCCGACATGCTGGGTGGTGGTGGCAGCGACCGCAAGCACTGCTTCTCTAACGGAGCCGACAGCAACCCGCCTACTGAAATGACGGAATACCTGATCGCTGCGGAGAGCAACGACCCGATCAACTCCTACGGCGAAGAAGCCGCCGGCAGCTATCACACCGGTGGTGCCCACTTCGTGTTTGGTGACGGCAGAGTGAAATTTCTCTCCGAGAACATCGACATGACCCTGTACCGGGCCCTCAGCACCAGAGCCAAACGGGAAACATTAGGCGCTGACTACTAA